The genome window GACCTCCGCCACGCTCTTGCCCTTGCAGAGCGGCTCATTCTGCTGGTTGAACCATGCGTTCTCGGCGAACCGGCAGGCGTCGAACAGGAATGGGACTTCGTAGCCGCGGCAGAGCTTGGCCGTGGCACGGATGTTCGCGAGCGACACCGGCTGGCCGCCGCCGGTGTTGTTGGTGATAGTCATGTAGACGACGGGAATGCGTTCCCTCGTCATTGGGTCGGCGAGCAGTGCCTCAAGCTGGGCCAGGTCCATGTTGCCCTTGAAGAGCGAGGTCTCGTCCTTGGCTCTCAGGTCGGGGGAGAAGAGGTTGCGCGCCTCGAAGCAGTTCGCCTCGATGTTCGCCTGCGTGGTGTCGAAATGGCCGTTCGACGGGATGATGTAGAACGGCTCGTTGCCAACGCGCTTCCCCGGAGCGCCGAGGATTGCAGCCATGCAGGTGAAGAGTCCGTGCTCGGCCGCGCGTCCCTGGTGGAATATGAAGACGTTCTCCTGGTCGCGGTCGCGGTTCTCCCACTGCGGGCCGAAAGTCTCGACGATCTGGTTCTTGAATTCGAAGTAGCCCTCGTTCGACCCGTAGGACTCATCGCCGAGCAGAAGCTGGGACCACTGCTTCATCGTCATGGTGGTCGTGCCCGAATCGGTGAGCAGGTCGCAGCCGGGAATCATCGCTGCCGGGAACTTGAAGACGTTAAGTCCTCCCTGCTCCAGCAACTTCCGACGCAGCTCGCGGTCGTCAATGGAGGAAGGACGGAACGAGACGGCGGCGTTGCGGTACGGTCGGGGCCGACTCTGGGCCTTGCCGAATTCAGATGTCCAATCGTCGAGGGTGAATCTCACGGGGCGGATTATACAAGCTCACCTCGGCGAGTCAAACCAGCGGAGGTAGACCGTGCATCACGACAGAGACGCCACAAAGAGAACGCAGGCTAGACCGCCAAGGACGCCAAGGTCTAAAGCGAGCAACCACGGATGAATGCTGATGGACACAGATGGGTTTGGGTCCAGGCCGGAGCTTGTGCTTGAGTTCGGGCTTGCGCCGGATCAGCGCTGCAGGACGACGCGTGCGGTGGCGTGCTCACCAGAGATTTCGCAGCGGATGAAGTAGGCGCCGGCGGGCAAGTCCGAAGTGGAAAGGGGAAATGACGAAGTCGAGACCTCACGCGAGAGAACCATTCGACCCTGACTGTCGTACATGCGCAGCGTAAGGGGCTTGGAGCTTGAGGTCGTGGGCGTGAAGCTGACTCTCGTCGCTCCACGGCACGGGTTCGGCTCGCAGGTGAGGGAGAGCGCGGGGGCCCGAGTTGGATTTGCCTTCGGCTCTGCTACCGCGACGTTGCCCAGCGAATCGGTCTTGATGAGGTAGACGTCATTCTCGACTACGCCGAACGACCGTGTGAGGCCGGTGACAACATAGCCGCCATCGGCGGTCTGCTGGACCGAACGACCTTCGTCGTAGGGCCCGTCGCCGAAGGTCCTTGTCCACATCGCGCTGCCGTCGGCCCCGGTCTTGATGAGCCATGCATCGGATGGATATGAACCGTTAGAGGCGGTCAGGCCGCCGACGATGTAGCCGCCATCGGTGGTCTGCTGGACCGAGAAGCCTTGGTCCACGCTCCGTCCGCCAAAGGTCCTCGTCCACTGCGTATCGCCGCGCGCGTCGGTCTTGATCAGGTAGACATCGCTGCTCTCTGCGCCAAAGGAGGTAGTGGGGGCCACGATGATGTAGCCGGTGTCAGTGGTCTGCTGGATGGAACGGCCTCCTTCGCTGCCTGTGCTGCCGTAGGTCCTGGTCCACAGTGTGTCGCCGCCGGCGTCAGTCTTGACCAAGTACACGTCGTAGCTACTCGGAGAGCGGGCGTTGCCTGCGATGATGTAGCCGTCGTCGACTGTCTGCTGGACCGAGTAGCCGTTGTCGTTGCCCGTGCCGCCATAGGTTCTGGTCCACATTGTGTCGCCGTGAATGTCGGTCTTTACGAGGTAGACATCGGCCTGTCCCATGCCAAAGGATCTCGTGTATCCAGTGATGATGCAGCCGCCGTCGGCAGTCACTTGGACAGAAGGACCACAGTCGTTGGAGTCGCCGCCGAAGGTCTTAGTCCAGAGCGTGTCGCCGTTGGAGTTGGTCCTAATGAGGTAGACGTCCTCGTTGCCCGCACCGAAGGAGGATGTCTTTCCTGAGATGATGTAGCCGCTATCGGTCGTCTGTCGGACGGAGAAGCCAAAGTCGTTCGAGTCGCCGCCGAAGGTCCTAGTCCAG of candidate division WOR-3 bacterium contains these proteins:
- a CDS encoding tryptophanase; the protein is MIRPVRFTLDDWTSEFGKAQSRPRPYRNAAVSFRPSSIDDRELRRKLLEQGGLNVFKFPAAMIPGCDLLTDSGTTTMTMKQWSQLLLGDESYGSNEGYFEFKNQIVETFGPQWENRDRDQENVFIFHQGRAAEHGLFTCMAAILGAPGKRVGNEPFYIIPSNGHFDTTQANIEANCFEARNLFSPDLRAKDETSLFKGNMDLAQLEALLADPMTRERIPVVYMTITNNTGGGQPVSLANIRATAKLCRGYEVPFLFDACRFAENAWFNQQNEPLCKGKSVAEVVRLMFEHVDGFHISLKKDGLVNIGGCLVVNEQGLLAKRYPELRVMLVGHQILVEGHPTYGGLAGRDLKGVVEGLKTIVYGEYLTHRINQVRKFGAAIDEQCDASVVVKPVGGHAIYLDLDKFFARTKLRDDQFPGISLTALLLIAGHRMCELGVYAFGKMVDGKEAPSDPRVNNVRAAVPRLCYEDTDLLSAAEAVGILYRRRDEIPGVEVVYGQDRPMRHFISRFRFV
- a CDS encoding T9SS type A sorting domain-containing protein, translated to MYRNRFSSALALAALAAILLPSFLPAQITFQRTYGGIGDDRGFSVRQTADGGYIIAGQTSIFEGSNTDVYLIKTDSLGDTLWTRTFGGDSNDFGFSVRQTTDSGYIISGKTSSFGAGNEDVYLIRTNSNGDTLWTKTFGGDSNDCGPSVQVTADGGCIITGYTRSFGMGQADVYLVKTDIHGDTMWTRTYGGTGNDNGYSVQQTVDDGYIIAGNARSPSSYDVYLVKTDAGGDTLWTRTYGSTGSEGGRSIQQTTDTGYIIVAPTTSFGAESSDVYLIKTDARGDTQWTRTFGGRSVDQGFSVQQTTDGGYIVGGLTASNGSYPSDAWLIKTGADGSAMWTRTFGDGPYDEGRSVQQTADGGYVVTGLTRSFGVVENDVYLIKTDSLGNVAVAEPKANPTRAPALSLTCEPNPCRGATRVSFTPTTSSSKPLTLRMYDSQGRMVLSREVSTSSFPLSTSDLPAGAYFIRCEISGEHATARVVLQR